From one Coffea eugenioides isolate CCC68of chromosome 11, Ceug_1.0, whole genome shotgun sequence genomic stretch:
- the LOC113754235 gene encoding xyloglucan galactosyltransferase XLT2-like — MLPACSNNPISSSSSSSYSSDLHNLKKPKTPEHHLPMKNATTFNFLHTHISANPRFWLLAAFLSAQALILFITRSAPLSLSPKPPATNQPHFIQHRFPTESDVRDQRSNRPSIPDDPECQSGRVYIYDIPSMFTKDLVLSECNDLHPWRWQCGIGPNDGYGKDAVELAGILPDNFVPAWYRTNQFSLELIFHYRMLNYRCRTREPESATAFYMPFYAGLAVAKYLWINDTAKRDWHCNMFLKWVKNQTYWQKNKGSDHFITLGRITWDFRRLSDPGREWGSSFLNLPEMEKVMRFNLEKAPGIDLDISVPYPTGFHPHSKKQILQWQSFLRKQNRTSLFTFIGASHGSLDDDFRSLLLSYCYNESTACHVVDCALTPCNNGSSVVLKASLSSHFCLQPKGDSYTRRGVFDCMVAGSIPVFFWKRTAYDQYQWFLPGKPKSYSVYIDHEDVRKGKSIRKVLEGYSKEEVRKMREKVIETVPSLVYARPKDPSESIGDAFEIAVEGVLGKLRYEKIWNEEWKDDEDDENVLTR; from the coding sequence ATGCTTCCGGCCTGCTCCAACAACCCaatctcatcatcatcatcatcatcttatTCGTCGGACCTCCATAATTTAAAGAAACCCAAAACCCCTGAACACCACCTTCCCATGAAGAACGCCACCACCTTCAATTTCCTCCACACCCACATCTCTGCCAACCCTCGATTCTGGCTCTTAGCCGCCTTTCTCTCTGCCCAAGCTCTCATTCTTTTCATCACTCGTTCTGCACCGCTCTCTCTTTCCCCTAAGCCCCCAGCAACGAACCAACCCCATTTTATCCAGCATCGCTTCCCTACCGAAAGTGATGTCCGTGACCAACGCAGCAACAGGCCTTCCATTCCCGATGACCCGGAATGCCAGTCCGGCAGGGTCTACATCTACGACATCCCTTCTATGTTCACCAAGGACTTGGTGCTTTCCGAATGCAACGATCTTCATCCGTGGAGATGGCAATGCGGCATTGGTCCCAACGACGGCTACGGCAAAGACGCCGTTGAGCTCGCCGGAATTCTGCCGGATAATTTCGTTCCGGCCTGGTACCGTACCAACCAATTCTCTTTAGAACTTATCTTTCACTACCGCATGTTAAACTACAGGTGCAGAACTCGGGAGCCAGAGTCTGCTACGGCGTTCTACATGCCCTTCTACGCTGGACTGGCGGTTGCCAAGTACCTCTGGATCAACGACACTGCCAAGCGTGATTGGCATTGCAATATGTTCCTCAAGTGGGTCAAGAACCAAACCTACTGGCAGAAGAACAAGGGCTCGGATCATTTCATCACGCTGGGCCGCATCACATGGGATTTCCGCCGGTTATCCGATCCGGGAAGAGAGTGGGGCTCCAGCTTCCTCAACTTGCCGGAGATGGAGAAAGTCATGCGCTTCAACCTGGAGAAAGCCCCCGGGATCGACCTGGATATCAGCGTACCTTACCCAACTGGATTCCACCCTCACTCCAAGAAACAGATCCTCCAATGGCAAAGCTTCCTGCGCAAACAAAACCGCACCAGTTTGTTCACGTTCATCGGGGCCTCACACGGCAGCTTAGACGACGATTTTAGGTCATTACTGCTGAGTTATTGCTACAACGAGTCGACGGCTTGCCATGTTGTGGACTGCGCCCTGACTCCCTGCAACAACGGTTCGTCGGTGGTGTTGAAGGCTTCCTTGAGTTCCCATTTCTGTTTACAGCCCAAAGGCGATAGCTATACGAGGAGAGGGGTTTTTGATTGCATGGTGGCAGGTTCAATCCCGGTGTTTTTCTGGAAGAGAACGGCTTATGATCAGTACCAATGGTTCTTGCCGGGGAAACCCAAGAGTTACTCGGTCTACATAGACCATGAGGACGTGAGGAAAGGGAAGTCGATAAGGAAAGTGTTGGAGGGGTATAGCAAAGAGGAGGTGAGGAAGATGAGAGAGAAAGTGATCGAGACTGTACCAAGTCTTGTGTATGCTAGGCCTAAAGATCCGTCAGAGAGTATTGGAGATGCTTTTGAGATTGCCGTTGAAGGTGTTCTCGGAAAGCTCAGATACGAAAAAATATGGAATGAAGAGTGGAAAGATGACGAAGATGATGAGAATGTACTGACAAGGTAA
- the LOC113752837 gene encoding protein trichome birefringence-like 19, with protein MKFRAIEHSLRKHQTRRKIPKIASVVALTILLSVISIYSPSTQFHTKRASKLPSEFDSAEEPVKPTAPSGALLEACRNEHDGSEPCNHRETEVEDQKVTKADEEEPPRLKGEEVEVTKSAEIEARGSQEEEYCDLFSGEWVPNPEAPYYTNSCYGIQEHQNCMKYGRPDIEFLKWRWKPDGCELPIFDPRQFLQLVRGKSIAFVGDSVARNHLQSLMCLLSSVLYPREISKSTDENRHWEYQGYNFRMSIFWAPYLVRSVEVTGPKDRTRSFSLYLDEFDENWTTKIEEYDYFIISAGHWFFRPTMFYEKGNLVGCQYCPQENVTRLTAYFSYQRALRTAFRAINSLQNFKSVIFLRTFAPSHFENGTWDSGGNCPRTRPYKRNEAVLEGYNLELYKIQLEELRIAQEEGRRKPGLRFRLFDATKAMLLRPDGHPSVYGHLAGQKLELPRDCVHWCLPGPIDSWNDILLELLRRELRN; from the exons ATGAAGTTCCGAGCCATTGAGCATTCACTAAGGAAACATCAAACTAGAAGAAAAATACCAAAGATAGCCTCGGTTGTAGCCCTAACTATTCTGTTATCAGTTATCTCCATTTATTCCCCTTCAACACAATTCCATACGAAGAGAGCATCCAAACTTCCTTCTGAGTTTGATTCTGCGGAGGAACCAGTAAAGCCAACTGCTCCTTCGGGTGCCCTTTTGGAGGCATGTCGTAATGAGCATGATGGTTCTGAGCCCTGTAACCACAGAGAAACAGAAGTAGAGGACCAAAAAGTAACAAAAGCGGACGAGGAGGAGCCACCAAGACTAAAGGGAGAGGAAGTTGAGGTTACAAAGTCAGCAGAAATAGAAGCACGGGGATCACAAGAAGAAGAATACTGTGACTTATTCTCAGGGGAGTGGGTTCCGAACCCTGAGGCACCGTACTATACCAACTCTTGTTATGGAATTCAAGAACATCAGAATTGCATGAAATATGGAAGGCCTGACATAGAGTTCTTGAAATGGAGGTGGAAACCAGACGGCTGCGAACTGCCCATATTCGATCCACGCCAATTCTTGCAACTCGTCAGGGGAAAGTCTATTGCCTTTGTCGGAGACTCCGTGGCAAGAAATCACCTGCAGTCATTGATGTGTCTCTTGTCCAGT GTGCTTTATCCTCGAGAAATTTCAAAGTCAACTGATGAGAACAGGCACTGGGAGTACCAAGGATACAATTTTAGAATGTCAATCTTTTGGGCTCCTTATTTGGTAAGGTCAGTTGAGGTAACTGGTCCCAAGGACAGGACCCGCTCTTTTAGTCTATATCTTGACGAGTTCGATGAAAATTGGACGACCAAAATTGAAGAATATGACTACTTTATCATCTCCGCTGGCCACTGGTTCTTCCGTCCAACCATGTTCTACGAAAAGGGCAATTTGGTCGGCTGCCAATATTGTCCACAGGAGAATGTCACTCGCTTGACAGCATACTTTAGCTATCAAAGGGCTTTGAGAACAGCATTTAGAGCCATTAAtagcctgcaaaatttcaagaGTGTAATATTTCTGAGGACATTTGCCCCCTCACACTTTGAAAATGGAACTTGGGATAGCGGTGGAAACTGTCCTAGGACCAGGCCTTACAAGAGAAATGAAGCCGTCTTAGAGGGATATAATTTAGAGTTGTACAAGATCCAATTAGAGGAACTTAGAATTGCgcaggaagaaggaagaaggaaacCAGGATTGAGGTTTAGGTTATTTGATGCAACGAAAGCTATGCTGCTGAGACCGGATGGTCACCCCAGCGTGTATGGCCATTTGGCTGGTCAGAAGTTGGAGTTGCCCAGAGATTGTGTGCATTGGTGTTTGCCTGGACCGATCGACTCGTGGAATGATATTTTGCTAGAGTTATTAAGGAGGGAGTTACGTAATTAG